The Octadecabacter arcticus 238 genome contains a region encoding:
- a CDS encoding response regulator has translation MHSEQPHLLIVDDDERIRVLLQKFLVRNGFLVTAARDAAHARRILAGLDFDMLVLDVMMPGEDGVTLCADLRRERDTPILLLTAKAETSDRIAGLEAGADDYLAKPFEPKELLLRINSILRRVPPSEAESVVPKVLHLGPLRYEMERGEMWRGEDLVRLTATEVQLMKIFSTTPGEAISREDLVDRLGRSGGQAQERAVDVQITRLRRKLEADPKQPRYLQTVRGAGYMLAPD, from the coding sequence ATGCACAGTGAACAGCCACATTTGCTGATTGTCGATGATGATGAGCGTATCCGCGTGTTGTTGCAGAAATTTCTGGTGCGCAACGGGTTCCTCGTGACGGCCGCACGCGATGCAGCCCATGCACGGCGGATTTTGGCGGGCTTGGATTTTGATATGCTTGTGCTGGATGTGATGATGCCCGGTGAAGACGGCGTGACGCTCTGCGCTGATCTGCGCCGTGAACGCGACACGCCGATTTTGTTGCTGACTGCAAAGGCGGAGACTAGTGACCGGATCGCGGGACTTGAGGCGGGGGCAGATGATTACCTGGCCAAGCCGTTTGAACCCAAGGAATTATTGCTGCGGATCAATTCGATCTTGCGGCGCGTGCCGCCATCGGAAGCCGAAAGTGTCGTGCCCAAAGTGCTGCATCTGGGGCCGTTGCGCTATGAGATGGAACGCGGCGAGATGTGGCGCGGCGAGGATTTGGTGCGGCTGACCGCGACAGAGGTTCAGTTGATGAAAATATTCTCGACCACGCCGGGGGAAGCGATAAGCCGTGAGGATTTGGTAGATCGTTTGGGTCGATCTGGCGGACAGGCGCAAGAGCGTGCTGTCGATGTGCAGATCACACGGTTACGCCGCAAACTGGAGGCGGACCCTAAACAGCCGCGCTATCTGCAGACGGTGCGGGGTGCGGGATATATGTTGGCGCCTGATTAA
- a CDS encoding exodeoxyribonuclease VII small subunit has product MSADVKSMSFEDALRELEQVVGKLERGEVPLDESIALYERGAALKKRCEAKLKEAEEKVAKLTLDGDGQPTGTEPLDG; this is encoded by the coding sequence ATGAGTGCAGACGTAAAGAGCATGAGTTTCGAGGACGCGCTGCGCGAGCTGGAACAGGTAGTCGGCAAGTTGGAGCGTGGCGAGGTTCCTCTCGACGAGTCTATTGCGCTGTATGAACGCGGGGCCGCCTTGAAGAAACGCTGTGAGGCGAAGCTGAAAGAGGCCGAAGAAAAGGTCGCTAAGTTGACTTTGGATGGTGACGGGCAACCGACGGGTACGGAACCTTTGGATGGCTGA
- a CDS encoding histone deacetylase family protein: MVTALITHKACYDHVTPQGHPEQVARLDAVLGALAGMDLLRVDAPLAADDDLLRAHPKGHVDTIKAAAPSEGWRSLDADTHMSIGTLEAAYRAAGGVVKAVDLVMAGEAGNAFAAVRPPGHHAERETAMGFCFFGSVAVAAKHALEFHGLKRVAILDFDVHHGNGTQDLVEGDARILFCSSHQMPLYPGTGAAHETGVGNVVNVPLPDGCGSAKFRAAWEREVFPRVEAFKPELLLISAGFDAHADDPLAGMMLHEDDFAWITGKLCDLADKHCSGRVVSALEGGYDLEALGRSARAHVDTLKERAR, translated from the coding sequence ATGGTAACTGCATTGATTACGCATAAGGCGTGTTACGATCACGTAACGCCGCAAGGACATCCCGAGCAAGTGGCGCGGTTGGATGCGGTTTTGGGCGCGTTGGCTGGTATGGATTTGCTGCGCGTTGACGCGCCGTTGGCTGCGGATGACGATTTACTGCGCGCGCATCCCAAGGGGCATGTTGATACGATCAAAGCAGCGGCCCCGTCCGAGGGGTGGCGGTCGTTGGATGCTGACACGCATATGTCTATTGGCACATTGGAGGCAGCGTATCGTGCGGCGGGTGGTGTCGTTAAGGCTGTCGATCTGGTGATGGCGGGCGAAGCTGGTAATGCATTTGCCGCGGTGCGCCCACCTGGACATCACGCAGAGCGCGAGACTGCGATGGGGTTCTGTTTCTTTGGCTCTGTTGCAGTGGCGGCCAAGCATGCCCTTGAATTCCACGGGTTGAAGCGTGTTGCGATATTGGATTTTGATGTGCACCACGGCAATGGTACGCAAGATTTGGTTGAAGGCGATGCGCGGATTCTATTCTGTTCGAGCCATCAGATGCCATTGTACCCCGGCACGGGGGCGGCGCATGAAACTGGCGTCGGCAATGTTGTGAATGTGCCGCTGCCGGACGGCTGTGGATCGGCCAAATTCAGGGCCGCGTGGGAGCGCGAGGTGTTTCCGCGCGTTGAAGCGTTCAAGCCGGAGCTTTTGTTGATATCGGCAGGATTTGATGCGCATGCGGATGATCCATTGGCGGGGATGATGTTGCATGAGGACGATTTCGCGTGGATCACTGGCAAGCTATGTGATCTGGCGGACAAGCATTGTTCAGGCCGTGTGGTATCCGCGCTTGAGGGCGGTTATGATCTTGAAGCCTTGGGCCGTTCGGCGCGGGCGCATGTAGACACATTAAAGGAGCGCGCGCGATGA
- a CDS encoding polyprenyl synthetase family protein — MADALKDALKYAAEVVEAAIAAAVRPVKTPIPEAMMYAVRGGKSLRGFLVLEGARLHGVQERIAAPIAGAIEAMHAYSLIHDDLPCMDDDDLRRGKPTVHRKWDEATAVLTGDALQALAFELIMLADITPETKVVLAHMLAVDAGERGMVGGQAADIAAESAAAALTLGEIESLQAKKTGALVEWACAAGPRIAGADEMPMRQYGRALGRAFQIADDILDVTGDAEAVGKAVGKDHAAGKATFVSLLGLDGAKSRAVELVDEACDALDVYREAANTLKAAARFVVQRTH; from the coding sequence ATGGCTGATGCATTGAAAGATGCGTTGAAGTATGCCGCAGAGGTTGTTGAGGCAGCAATCGCGGCAGCCGTGCGGCCAGTGAAAACACCTATCCCCGAAGCGATGATGTATGCAGTGCGTGGCGGAAAATCGTTGCGCGGGTTTCTGGTTCTTGAGGGCGCGCGTTTACACGGCGTTCAGGAGCGGATCGCGGCACCGATTGCTGGCGCAATCGAGGCGATGCACGCCTATTCCCTGATCCATGATGATTTGCCCTGTATGGATGACGACGATCTGCGACGTGGCAAGCCAACGGTGCACCGCAAGTGGGACGAGGCGACGGCGGTGCTGACCGGTGATGCGTTGCAGGCCTTGGCGTTTGAATTGATTATGCTGGCAGATATCACGCCAGAGACGAAGGTCGTTCTGGCGCATATGTTGGCTGTTGATGCTGGTGAGCGCGGAATGGTTGGCGGGCAAGCCGCGGATATCGCAGCGGAGTCGGCGGCTGCGGCGCTGACGCTGGGTGAGATTGAAAGTTTACAGGCCAAAAAGACTGGTGCGTTGGTTGAATGGGCCTGTGCGGCAGGGCCACGAATTGCTGGCGCGGACGAAATGCCAATGCGCCAGTACGGACGTGCGCTGGGCCGTGCATTTCAGATTGCCGACGATATTCTGGATGTAACAGGCGACGCGGAGGCGGTTGGTAAGGCCGTCGGGAAGGATCATGCTGCGGGTAAGGCCACCTTTGTCTCGCTTTTAGGGCTGGATGGGGCGAAAAGCCGCGCAGTTGAGTTAGTGGACGAAGCATGTGATGCATTAGATGTCTATAGAGAGGCGGCTAACACATTGAAGGCTGCTGCGCGGTTTGTCGTGCAACGCACACATTGA
- the dxs gene encoding 1-deoxy-D-xylulose-5-phosphate synthase, which translates to MAERPKTPLLDQIDLPSDLNGLSDLQLRTLADELRAETISAVSETGGHLGAGLGVVELTVALHAVFDAPKDKIVWDVSHQTYPHKILTGRRDGIRTLRQKDGLSGFTKRSESPYDCFGAAHSSTSISAALGFAVARDLGGEGGDAIAVIGDGAMSAGMAYEALNNAGHLKKRLIVILNDNEMSIAPPVGAMSSYLSRLYAGDPFQEFKAAAKGAVSFLPGPLQEGARRAKDMLKHMTVGGTLFEELGFSYLGPIDGHDMEQLLSVLRTVKTRATGPILIHAITKKGKGYAENRADRGHATAKFDVVTGEQKKTPSNAPSYTSVFAESLIKQATKDDKIVAVTAAMPDGTGLDRFMSRFASRCFDVGIAEQHAVTFCAGLAAGGMKPFCTIYSTFLQRGYDQIVHDVAIQRLPVRFAIDRAGLVGADGATHAGSFDVAFLANLPGFVVMAAADEAELTRMVATAVAHDSGPIAFRFPRGEGVGVEIPDDAQPLEIGKGRMIREGSRVAILSFGTRLQEVEKACEALAAKGITPTVADARFVKPLDREMILGLARDHEALITVEEGAVGGFGSHVAQLLAEEGVFDHGLKFRSMVFPDIFIDQAGPREMYEVAGMNAEHIEAKVLDVLGVGVIGKRA; encoded by the coding sequence ATGGCTGAGAGACCAAAGACCCCGCTTTTGGATCAGATCGATCTGCCGAGTGACCTAAACGGGTTGTCCGATTTGCAGTTGCGCACGCTCGCCGATGAGTTGCGGGCAGAGACGATTTCGGCTGTGTCAGAAACCGGCGGACATTTGGGGGCCGGGCTTGGTGTAGTTGAATTGACCGTGGCGCTGCATGCGGTTTTTGATGCGCCCAAGGACAAGATTGTCTGGGACGTGAGCCACCAGACCTATCCGCACAAAATCCTTACAGGACGGCGGGACGGAATCCGCACCTTGCGTCAAAAGGACGGGTTGAGCGGGTTCACCAAGCGGTCTGAATCGCCTTACGATTGCTTTGGTGCGGCGCATTCATCCACGTCGATTTCTGCCGCCCTCGGCTTTGCTGTTGCGCGGGATTTGGGTGGTGAGGGTGGCGACGCGATTGCGGTCATAGGCGATGGGGCAATGTCTGCGGGCATGGCCTACGAGGCATTGAACAACGCAGGGCATTTAAAGAAACGTCTGATCGTAATTTTGAACGACAATGAAATGTCGATTGCACCGCCCGTCGGGGCGATGTCGTCATATTTGTCGCGGCTTTATGCGGGTGATCCGTTTCAGGAATTTAAGGCGGCGGCCAAAGGTGCCGTTTCGTTCTTGCCCGGACCTTTGCAAGAAGGCGCGCGGCGGGCCAAGGACATGTTAAAGCATATGACCGTTGGCGGCACTTTGTTTGAGGAGTTGGGCTTTTCGTATCTGGGGCCAATTGACGGGCACGATATGGAACAATTACTGTCGGTCCTGCGGACCGTGAAAACCCGCGCAACGGGGCCGATCCTGATCCATGCGATCACTAAAAAAGGTAAGGGCTACGCTGAAAATCGCGCGGATCGCGGTCATGCGACGGCGAAGTTCGATGTTGTCACGGGCGAGCAGAAGAAGACGCCGAGCAATGCGCCATCCTACACGTCGGTGTTTGCGGAAAGCCTGATCAAACAGGCGACCAAGGACGACAAGATCGTGGCGGTGACGGCGGCGATGCCAGACGGCACAGGCTTGGATCGGTTCATGTCACGGTTTGCGTCGCGTTGTTTTGATGTCGGAATTGCCGAACAACATGCGGTGACATTTTGTGCCGGCCTTGCGGCGGGTGGGATGAAGCCATTTTGCACGATATATTCGACGTTCCTGCAACGCGGGTACGACCAGATCGTGCATGATGTGGCCATTCAGCGCTTGCCTGTGCGGTTTGCAATTGATCGCGCCGGGCTTGTCGGCGCTGATGGCGCGACCCATGCGGGATCGTTTGATGTGGCGTTTCTGGCGAACCTTCCGGGATTTGTCGTGATGGCCGCCGCTGACGAGGCTGAGTTGACGCGCATGGTCGCGACAGCTGTGGCCCATGACAGCGGACCTATCGCGTTCCGGTTTCCACGTGGTGAAGGTGTCGGTGTTGAAATTCCCGATGACGCGCAGCCGCTGGAAATTGGCAAAGGCCGGATGATCCGCGAAGGGTCTAGGGTTGCTATTTTGTCGTTCGGCACACGGTTGCAAGAAGTTGAAAAAGCCTGCGAAGCGCTGGCCGCGAAAGGTATCACGCCGACGGTTGCGGACGCACGGTTCGTCAAGCCGTTAGACCGTGAAATGATCCTTGGGTTGGCCCGCGATCACGAGGCGCTGATCACCGTCGAAGAGGGCGCAGTCGGCGGGTTCGGGTCACATGTGGCGCAATTGCTGGCCGAAGAAGGCGTGTTCGATCACGGCCTGAAATTTCGGTCCATGGTGTTTCCAGACATCTTCATCGACCAAGCGGGCCCGCGCGAAATGTATGAAGTTGCAGGCATGAACGCTGAACATATCGAGGCGAAAGTGCTGGATGTTTTGGGAGTCGGCGTGATTGGCAAACGCGCCTAG